Proteins encoded by one window of Haematobia irritans isolate KBUSLIRL chromosome 2, ASM5000362v1, whole genome shotgun sequence:
- the LOC142223716 gene encoding putative ATP-dependent RNA helicase DDX43 has translation MGFDPQIRKISLDIRPDKQPVMTSARSPTFYRRLFEQSHTDIISGEANNLIATDIASCDLVIEDITHVINFQFRNIEEYSNSAIFSYRTRSDWGIASELIPIHEEAGQDIPSDSRPWLNLLLKPKNAVLKKHIIERNVVE, from the exons atgggttttgaccctcagattcggaagatatcattggatatacggcccgataaacaacctgtaatgacaagtgctaggagtccgacattttaccgacggttatttgaacaatcccataccg atattatctcTGGTGAAGCAAACAATCTTATAGCAACTGATATCGCCTCATGTGACCTGGTCATAGaagatataacccatgtcatcaatttccagttccgaaatatcgaagaatacagtaacagtgctatatttagttatagaactcgatccgattggggcatagcatcggaattaattcctatacatgaagaagctggtcaggatataccatctgactcccgaccatggctgaaccttttgctaaaaccaaagaacgcTGTGCTGAAGAAGCACATAATCGAACGCAATGTGGTAGAGTAG